Part of the Gordonia crocea genome is shown below.
ATTGGCGCGAGTGGTGCGGCCGGCTCGGGATCGGCGGCGCGCGGCTCGACGACCTCGTGGTCGGTTTGCGGACCGGCGCGCTGGCCGCCCTGATGCTCATCGGCGCCGGGGCGGTCGCGGTGTGTGCCCTGTTGATCCTCAACTGGCAGTCGGTGGCCGCGGTGGTGGCCGAGGGCAACCGCTTTGACGGCTACCTCGGGCTGGTGGTGGTCTCGCTGCTCTACCTGCCCAACGTGGTCGTGGATGCTGCCGCGGCCCTACTCGGGACCCCGGTGCCGATCGGCACGGCGATTGTCGACGTGTTCAACCCGCAAACCGGTGCGGTGCCGGCGTTGCCGATTCTGGCGATCGTTCCCGGCGCACCGCCCATCCGTTTCCTGTGGGCGACGGCTCTGGCGGTACCGCTGGCCATCGGGGTGTGGGCGGCACTGCGGACCAGGCACATCGACCTGGCGCGCAACGTGCGGCGCGTCGCGATCAGCGCCGCCACCGTCGCCGTGCTGATGCTGGTGGCCACCGCGGTGGCCGGCGGATCGGTCGGCGAGCTGGGGCGCGCCGGTGCCGATGCGCCTCTCGCGGCGGCACTCGCCTTCGCCTGGGTCGCGGTGATCGGCGTCGTCACCGCGCTGGCCAACGGACTGCGGCGCGAGACCAAAGAGGCCCGGCGCGCTGCCGCTGCCGCCGCACCGGCGGCCGATGCCGACGACGGGGCCGGGACCGACGACGCGACCGGGGCCGAGACCAAGGCGGAGAAGCCTGCCGCGGCACCGGCCGAGCCGACCCCGGTCTTCTACCGGCCCGACGACGACGCGCCGGTCATCGACGACCTCGAGGACCTCATGTTCGTCGACGATCTGCCCGCCGACTAGAATCGCTGATCGTGAAGTCCGAGGAGATCAGGTGACGGTTCCCG
Proteins encoded:
- a CDS encoding cell division protein PerM, which encodes MKGQNGSLATRLRQVRQTQREHALNSAGTARELVIVAFAVPLVTLLVLTVIVAITLALSGAGFGAFGTALGSAWLSLHQVPLSIGGVGLSTLPMLPTIALVAAVFIYTGPSARLRTTPSDLAALVGAAVGGPLLIMALALAVVLDGSSVLPVNPPNALWAFLATVAVYGGGTVAGIARRDWREWCGRLGIGGARLDDLVVGLRTGALAALMLIGAGAVAVCALLILNWQSVAAVVAEGNRFDGYLGLVVVSLLYLPNVVVDAAAALLGTPVPIGTAIVDVFNPQTGAVPALPILAIVPGAPPIRFLWATALAVPLAIGVWAALRTRHIDLARNVRRVAISAATVAVLMLVATAVAGGSVGELGRAGADAPLAAALAFAWVAVIGVVTALANGLRRETKEARRAAAAAAPAADADDGAGTDDATGAETKAEKPAAAPAEPTPVFYRPDDDAPVIDDLEDLMFVDDLPAD